The following proteins are co-located in the Lepisosteus oculatus isolate fLepOcu1 chromosome 9, fLepOcu1.hap2, whole genome shotgun sequence genome:
- the cbx4 gene encoding E3 SUMO-protein ligase CBX4 → MELPAAGEHVFAVESIEKKRIRKGRVEYLVKWRGWSPKYNTWEPEENILDPRLLIAFQNRERQEQMMGYRKRGPKPKHLLVQLPAFARRSSVLSGLQESPPEEDGRPKAEPVPAAPRVQPQQYQLNSKKHHQYLPNGKESQADPQAGGKKKYYYQLNSKKHHHYQPDPKMYDLQFQRAKEAKSTSGPGWSLCPPLQQKCCLSQVKDLSVELKKLPGPLTGSRPGLGSGEAGAARDAPVASNGGGDGGGKMKIVKNKNKNGRIVIVMSKYMDNGMQSARIKTGAAGAERPAPPERADGAPDRRTEAEAPAQDKGDSGGAEGGPATPLTNGRSSPGPGGEGACGAPEQGRGEPPNPAQEPPDDQPLQLTTKPNLIPWPFEMGVLSRLEQRRSEPAAHARKRSLSEPREDRGPAKRLLSARSVSAPAGAPPPAPDRPVDLQLRSLLPLDPDPEEPIDLSCVRPRAGPRSGAPAGGGVEGREAEEARQEEPLSGFKPFLGNIIITDVTANCLTVTFKEYITV, encoded by the exons ATGGAGCTGCCCGCCGCCGGCGAGCACGTCTTCGCCGTGGAAAGCATCGAGAAGAAGCGGATCCGAAAG GGAAGAGTGGAGTACCTGGTCAAGTGGAGGGGATGGTCGCCCAA ATACAACACGTGGGAGCCGGAGGAAAACATTCTGGACCCGAGGCTGCTCATCGCTTTCCAAAACAG ggagaggcaggagcagaTGATGGGATACCGCAAGAGGGGCCCCAAACCCAAACACCTGCTGGTCCAG CTCCCTGCCTTCGCGCGGAGGTCCAGCGTGCTCTCGGGGCTGCAGGAGTCCCCGCCGGAAGAAGACGGGCGCCCCAAGGCTGAGCCGGTCCCAGCGGCGCCCCGAGTCCAGCCGCAGCAGTACCAGCTGAACAGCAAGAAGCACCACCAGTACCTGCCCAACGGCAAGGAGAGCCAGGCGGACCCGCAGGCCGGCGGCAAGAAGAAATACTACTACCAGCTCAACAGCAAGAAGCACCACCACTACCAGCCCGACCCCAAGATGTACGACCTGCAGTTCCAGAGGGCCAAGGAGGCCAAGAGCACCAGCGGCCCCGGCTGGAGCCTGTGCCCCCCGCTGCAGCAGAAGTGCTGCCTCAGCCAGGTGAAGGACCTGTCCGTGGAGCTGAAGAAGCTGCCGGGCCCCCTGACGGGGAGCCGCCCGGGGCTCGGCTCGGGCGAAGCCGGCGCCGCCAGGGACGCGCCCGTCGCCAGCAACGGCGGCGGCGACGGCGGCGGCAAGATGAAGATCGTgaagaacaagaacaagaacgGGCGCATCGTCATCGTCATGAGCAAGTACATGGACAACGGCATGCAGTCCGCCAGGATCAAGACCGGAGCCGCCGGCGCGGAGAGGCCGGCGCCGCCCGAGAGAGCGGACGGCGCCCCGGACCGGAGGACGGAGGCCGAGGCGCCGGCGCAGGACAAGGGAGACAGCGGGGGCGCGGAGGGCGGGCCGGCCACGCCGCTGACCAACGGACGGTCCTCGCCGGGCCCCGGGGGAGAGGGGGCCTGCGGTGCCCCCGAGCAGGGCCGGGGGGAGCCCCCAAACCCCGCGCAGGAGCCCCCGGACGACCAGCCCCTCCAGCTGACCACCAAGCCCAACCTGATCCCCTGGCCCTTCGAGATGGGCGTCCTGTCCCGCCTGGAGCAGCGGCGCAGCGAGCCGGCCGCCCACGCCCGCAAGCGCAGCCTGTCCGAGCCGCGCGAGGACCGCGGCCCCGCCAAGCGCCTCCTGAGCGCCCGCAGCGTCAGCGCGCCCGCCGGCGCCCCCCCGCCCGCCCCGGACCGGCCCGTGGACCTGCAGCTGCGCAGCCTCCTGCCCCTGGACCCCGATCCCGAGGAGCCCATCGACCTGAGCTGCGTGAGGCCCCGGGCGGGGCCCCGCTCCGGGGCGCCGGCGGGAGGGGGCGTGGAGGGGCGGGAGGCGGAGGAGGCGCGGCAGGAGGAGCCCTTGTCGGGGTTCAAGCCCTTCCTGGGGAACATCATCATCACCGACGTCACGGCCAACTGCCTCACTGTGACCTTTAAGGAGTACATCACTGTCTAG
- the cbx8b gene encoding chromobox protein homolog 8b isoform X1 — protein MELSAVGERVFAAESIIKRRIRRGRVEYLVKWKGWSQKYSTWEPEENILDARLFSAFEERERERELFGPKKRGPKPKTFLLKAQAKAKAKTYEFRSEAARGLRVSPPGQDPAAPPRAREGLRTIVPTIFPPSTVNRGESVRVRPAEPAREHRKRGPKPKCRFQTPPDCGPRRSPAEEAGPGLSVIQLARREHEDGACLQRGGWARPGGSSHGYGLQGGAHARRPGYEPPACRTEERPGAVACSHPRLQFTYPSACAPPGGDPQRGPSEPGEDSWTPSLDIVEKVVVTDVTTNCLTVTIKESSTDEGFFKEKR, from the exons ATGGAGCTGTCGGCTGTAGGGGAGCGGGTGTTTGCGGCCGAGTCCATCATCAAACGGCGGATAAGACGG GGTCGGGTGGAATACCTAGTGAAATGGAAGGGCTGGTCTCAGAA GTACAGCACCTGGGAGCCGGAGGAAAACATCCTGGACGCGCGCCTGTTCTCCGCCTTTGAAGAGAG GGAACGCGAGCGGGAGCTGTTCGGGCCCAAGAAGCGAGGGCCGAAGCCCAAGACCTTCCTGCTGAAG GCCCAGGCGAAGGCGAAGGCCAAGACCTACGAGTTCCGGAGCGAGGCGGCCCGGGGTCTGCGCGTGTCCCCCCCCGGCCAGGaccccgccgcccccccccgGGCTCGGGAGGGCCTGCGCACCATCGTGCCCACCATCTTCCCGCCCAGCACCGTCAACAGGGGCGAGAGCGTGCGCGTGCGGCCCGCCGAGCCGGCCCGGGAGCACCGCAAGAGAGGGCCCAAGCCCAAGTGCCGGTTCCAGACGCCGCCGGACTGCGGCCCGCGGAGGAGCCCGGCGGAGGAGGCCGGGCCGGGCCTGAGCGTGATCCAGCTGGCCCGGAGGGAGCACGAGGACGGCGCCTGCCTCCAGCGGGGGGGGTGGGCCCGGCCGGGGGGCAGCTCGCACGGCTACGGCCTGCAGGGCGGCGCCCACGCGCGCAGGCCCGGGTACGAGCCCCCGGCCTGCAGGACTGAGGAGCGTCCTGGTGCCGTGGCCTGCTCGCACCCCAGGTTACAGTTCACGTACCCCTCGGCCTGCGCCCCGCCGGGCGGCGACCCCCAGAGGGGCCCCTCGGAGCCGGGCGAAGACTCCTGGACCCCGTCGCTGGACATCGTGGAGAAGGTGGTGGTGACGGACGTGACGACGAACTGCCTGACGGTGACCATCAAGGAGAGCAGCACAGACGAGGGCTTCTTCAAGGAGAAGAGATGA
- the cbx8b gene encoding chromobox protein homolog 8b isoform X2, whose protein sequence is MELSAVGERVFAAESIIKRRIRRGRVEYLVKWKGWSQKERERELFGPKKRGPKPKTFLLKAQAKAKAKTYEFRSEAARGLRVSPPGQDPAAPPRAREGLRTIVPTIFPPSTVNRGESVRVRPAEPAREHRKRGPKPKCRFQTPPDCGPRRSPAEEAGPGLSVIQLARREHEDGACLQRGGWARPGGSSHGYGLQGGAHARRPGYEPPACRTEERPGAVACSHPRLQFTYPSACAPPGGDPQRGPSEPGEDSWTPSLDIVEKVVVTDVTTNCLTVTIKESSTDEGFFKEKR, encoded by the exons ATGGAGCTGTCGGCTGTAGGGGAGCGGGTGTTTGCGGCCGAGTCCATCATCAAACGGCGGATAAGACGG GGTCGGGTGGAATACCTAGTGAAATGGAAGGGCTGGTCTCAGAA GGAACGCGAGCGGGAGCTGTTCGGGCCCAAGAAGCGAGGGCCGAAGCCCAAGACCTTCCTGCTGAAG GCCCAGGCGAAGGCGAAGGCCAAGACCTACGAGTTCCGGAGCGAGGCGGCCCGGGGTCTGCGCGTGTCCCCCCCCGGCCAGGaccccgccgcccccccccgGGCTCGGGAGGGCCTGCGCACCATCGTGCCCACCATCTTCCCGCCCAGCACCGTCAACAGGGGCGAGAGCGTGCGCGTGCGGCCCGCCGAGCCGGCCCGGGAGCACCGCAAGAGAGGGCCCAAGCCCAAGTGCCGGTTCCAGACGCCGCCGGACTGCGGCCCGCGGAGGAGCCCGGCGGAGGAGGCCGGGCCGGGCCTGAGCGTGATCCAGCTGGCCCGGAGGGAGCACGAGGACGGCGCCTGCCTCCAGCGGGGGGGGTGGGCCCGGCCGGGGGGCAGCTCGCACGGCTACGGCCTGCAGGGCGGCGCCCACGCGCGCAGGCCCGGGTACGAGCCCCCGGCCTGCAGGACTGAGGAGCGTCCTGGTGCCGTGGCCTGCTCGCACCCCAGGTTACAGTTCACGTACCCCTCGGCCTGCGCCCCGCCGGGCGGCGACCCCCAGAGGGGCCCCTCGGAGCCGGGCGAAGACTCCTGGACCCCGTCGCTGGACATCGTGGAGAAGGTGGTGGTGACGGACGTGACGACGAACTGCCTGACGGTGACCATCAAGGAGAGCAGCACAGACGAGGGCTTCTTCAAGGAGAAGAGATGA